One region of Miscanthus floridulus cultivar M001 chromosome 19, ASM1932011v1, whole genome shotgun sequence genomic DNA includes:
- the LOC136525498 gene encoding putative disease resistance protein RGA4 has product MAEVLATMVVGPLVSMVKEKASSHLLDQYKVMEGMEEQHKLLKRKLPAVLDVITDAEEQAAKNREGAKAWLEELRTVAYKANDVLDEFKYEALRRKAKAEGHYKEFGMDVIKLFPSHNRFVFRYRMANKLRMILQEVDVLIAEMNTFRFKFKPQPPMSMKWRQTDPNMPDNYVNIASDSRAKEKKEIVDALLGQGDNVGLTVLPVVGMGGMGKTTLAQLVYNDSAIQKHFQVQIWVCVSENFDVDSLFETIVKEAKNNGCQMTSGSPMEKFKSAVSGKKYLLVLDDVWNREANKWDKLRSYLHHGAPGSSVLTTTRDENIAQFMGTIEVRKIKHLEESYIEKIIKKEAFSVQAQKPDDQLLNMVGDVVKRCSGSPLAATALGSVLRTKNTVQEWEAVLNRSTICDDENGILPVLKLSYNCLPPHMRQCFAFCAMFPKDHEIDVEMLIRLWMANSFIPEQKRVCPEVTGKQIFNELAQRSFFQEVQQGKFNRQITCKIHDLMHDVAQDSMGKECAAIDTKLSQSEDFPYSARHLFLSVDIEENVLNASIEKGSPAIQTLICDRSKITDVQKLSKYLRLVRALKTRQGPFLKPKYLHHLRYLDLSRSDIVALPEDITILYHLQTLNLSYCESLEQLPKAMKYMTALRHLYTHGCPKLTSMPPNLGHLTSLQTLTCFVLGTGSGCSNMEALENLDLGGQLELRKLENATGADAKAAKLWDKKRLEELTLRWSNDNEKEAHKKVLDGLRPHDGLKAMRMYCYSSSSVPTWMLELQGMVELELEDCQNLEKLPALWQLQSLQFLHLSNLQNLHCLFSGGAPSKFQLKMMALKNMPKFTMWWDRNEVQGEQVTFPSLEQLDVFGCPELTTFPEAPKLRKVELSNCRQQPSQRVTREVYLTGGDLYLRGRGCDLFFSGSSALALWKCFGQLAKLDIYECDALVYWPEKLFQGLVSLRTLKISKCNKLTGLTEDEASHEQSALVQWSGTLVPRLESLVIRGCESLVQVPNLSTSLKKLLIWECKSLKSIAFGEQQDTTGLETSSSLIAAGSSSSSNEDESTVSTAVVQSLDINDCSGLTEVANLPPSIKTLTIWECGSLVSLSGEVPSLEELEIGDCGCLQSLPNGPHQVYSSLRVLRITQCPGIKQLPPSLQQRLDNLEEKYLNPHLLQGDYNNSNNTWTVDHGTSLAMSLIPHSFTCINYSIIYDQGLQSRFYRDNCSINE; this is encoded by the exons ATGGCGGAGGTACTGGCCACCATGGTGGTCGGGCCGCTGGTGTCCATGGTGAAGGAGAAGGCCTCCAGCCACCTCCTGGACCAGTACAAGGTCATGGAGGGCATGGAGGAGCAGCACAAGCTCCTCAAGCGCAAGCTGCCCGCCGTCCTGGACGTCATCACTGACGCCGAGGAGCAGGCAGCGAAAAACAGAGAGGGGGCGAAAGCTTGGCTTGAGGAGCTCCGGACCGTGGCCTACAAGGCGAACGATGTCCTTGACGAGTTCAAGTACGAGGCACTCCGCCGCAAGGCAAAGGCAGAGGGGCACTACAAGGAGTTCGGTATGGATGTCATAAAGCTCTTCCCTTCTCACAACCGCTTTGTGTTCCGTTATAGGATGGCAAACAAGCTCCGTATGATTTTGCAAGAAGTTGATGTCCTCATAGCAGAGATGAATACCTTTAGGTTCAAATTCAAACCACAGCCACCAATGTCCATGAAGTGGAGGCAGACAGATCCTAACATGCCAGACAATTATGTGAACATTGCAAGTGACTCAAGAgcaaaagagaagaaggagattGTTGATGCATTGCTTGGCCAAGGGGACAATGTGGGTCTCACAGTCCTTCCTGTGGTAGGAATGGGCGGGATGGGCAAGACCACATTAGCGCAGCTTGTTTACAATGACTCCGCCATTCAGAAGCACTTCCAGGTTCAGATCTGGGTGTGTGTGTCGGAAAACTTTGATGTGGATTCCCTGTTTGAAACAATAGTGAAAGAGGCTAAAAACAATGGTTGTCAAATGACCAGTGGTTCACCAATGGAAAAGTTTAAAAGTGCAGTGAGTGGGAAGAAGTATCTCCTTGTACTAGATGATGTATGGAACCGTGAGGCTAACAAGTGGGATAAGTTGAGGTCCTACCTTCATCATGGTGCCCCCGGTAGCTCAGTTTTGACAACAACTCGTGATGAAAATATTGCTCAGTTCATGGGGACAATCGAAGTCCGTAAGATCAAGCACTTGGAAGAAAGCTACATAGAAAAAATTATCAAGAAAGAAGCATTTAGTGTGCAAGCACAAAAGCCTGATGATCAGCTACTCAATATGGTCGGTGATGTTGTGAAGAGATGTTCTGGTTCTCCTTTAGCTGCTACAGCATTGGGCTCTGTACTTCGTACTAAGAATACCGTGCAAGAATGGGAGGCGGTATTAAACCGAAGCACAATTTGTGATGACGAAAATGGAATCTTACCAGTACTCAAGCTCAGTTACAATTGCTTGCCACCACATATGCGACAGTGCTTTGCCTTTTGTGCAATGTTTCCTAAGGATCATGAGATTGATGTGGAAATGCTGATCCGACTATGGATGGCTAATAGTTTTATCCCGGAGCAAAAAAGAGTGTGTCCTGAAGTCACTGGTAAACAAATTTTCAATGAGCTAGCCCAAAGGTCATTTTTTCAGGAGGTGCAGCAAGGCAAATTTAACAGACAAATTACTTGTAAAATCCATGACCTTATGCATGATGTTGCACAGGATTCAATGGGAAAAGAATGTGCTGCAATAGATACAAAACTGAGCCAAAGTGAGGATTTTCCATACTCCGCTCGCCATTTATTTCTATCAGTTGACATTGAAGAAAATGTTTTGAATGCTTCCATAGAGAAAGGGTCTCCAGCTATCCAGACACTAATATGTGATagatccaaaataacagatgtgCAGAAATTATCAAAATATTTGCGGCTTGTCCGAGCCTTAAAGACACGGCAAGGTCCATTTCTAAAGCCGAAATATCTTCATCACCTAAGGTATCTTGATCTCTCAAGAAGTGATATTGTAGCACTTCCTGAAGACATTACCATCCTGTATCATCTGCAAACATTGAACCTATCCTATTGTGAAAGTCTTGAACAACTTCCAAAGGCAATGAAGTATATGACAGCCCTCCGTCACCTCTACACTCACGGATGTCCGAAGTTAACGAGCATGCCTCCAAACCTCGGACACCTCACTTCCCTGCAGACGCTTACATGCTTTGTATTAGGTACTGGCTCGGGTTGCAGTAACATGGAAGCGCTGGAGAACTTGGACCTTGGTGGCCAGCTGGAGCTAAGGAAGCTTGAAAATGCGACAGGAGCAGATGCAAAAGCAGCAAAACTTTGGGACAAGAAAAGGCTGGAAGAACTAACATTAAGATGGTCTAACGACAATGAAAAGGAGGCACATAAAAAGGTGCTGGATGGCCTCCGACCTCATGATGGGCTAAAGGCTATGAGGATGTATTGCTACAGTAGCAGTAGTGTTCCAACATGGATGCTTGAGCTGCAAGGCATGGTGGAGCTCGAGTTAGAAGATTGCCAAAATCTCGAGAAGCTTCCTGCACTCTGGCAGTTACAGTCCCTCCAGTTTCTTCACCTGAGCAACCTACAAAATTTACATTGCTTGTTCAGCGGTGGTGCCCCGTCCAAGTTTCAGCTGAAGATGATGGCCTTGAAGAATATGCCAAAATTTACGATGTGGTGGGATAGGAATGAGGTGCAAGGAGAACAAGTAACATTTCCTTCGCTTGAGCAACTAGATGTTTTTGGTTGCCCAGAGTTGACTACTTTTCCTGAAGCACCGAAGCTAAGAAAAGTAGAACTATCCAACTGTAGACAGCAACCATCCCAACGGGTCACAAGAGAGGTGTACTTAACAGGGGGAGATCTGTACTTAAGAGGCAGAGGGTGTGACCTTTTCTTCTCTGGCTCGAGTGCACTGGCGCTATGGAAATGTTTTGGACAGCTAGCAAAATTGGACATTTATGAGTGCGATGCTCTAGTCTACTGGCCAGAGAAATTGTTCCAGGGCCTAGTATCCTTGAGGACGTTAAAGATTAGCAAGTGCAACAAACTGACAGGACTCACGGAAGATGAAGCTTCTCATGAGCAATCTGCTCTAGTACAATGGAGTGGAACCCTCGTGCCACGTCTGGAGTCCCTAGTGATACGTGGCTGCGAATCTTTGGTACAGGTCCCAAACCTATCGACATCTCTCAAGAAGTTACTTATTTGGGAGTGCAAGAGTCTCAAATCCATTGCATTCGGTGAGCAGCAGGACACGACGGGGCTGGAAACGTCATCATCATTGATTGCTGCAGGGTCGTCCTCGTCCAGCAATGAGGATGAATCCACGGTGTCTACAGCTGTAGTACAATCTCTAGACATAAATGACTGCAGTGGCTTGACAGAGGTTGCCAACCTTCCTCCGTCCATCAAGACCTTGACGATTTGGGAATGCGGCAGTCTTGTTTCCCTGTCAGGAGAGGTCCCGTCGTTGGAAGAACTCGAGATTGGTGACTGTGGATGCCTGCAATCCTTACCGAATGGACCTCATCAAGTATACTCATCTCTCAGAGTTCTTAGGATTACTCAATGTCCTGGTATAAAGCAGCTTCCACCGAGCCTACAGCAACGTCTGGATAACCTCGAGGAGAAATATCTAAACCCCCATCTTCTTCAAG GAGActataataatagtaataatactTGGACGGTGGACCATGGCACTTCACTAGCAATGTCTCTAATTCCACATTCATTTACATGCATAAATTATAGCATCATCTATGATCAGGGCCTGCAGAGCCGGTTCTACAGGGATAATTGCAGCATTAATGAGTAA
- the LOC136525499 gene encoding putative disease resistance protein RGA1 — MPPNLGHLTSLQTLTCFVLGTGSGCSNMEALENLDLGGQLELRKLENATGADAKAAKLWDKKRLEELTLRWSNDNEKEAHKKVLDGLRPHDGLKALRMYCYSSSSIPTWMLELQGMVELELEDCQNLEKLPALWQLPSL; from the coding sequence ATGCCTCCAAACCTCGGACACCTCACTTCCCTGCAGACGCTTACATGCTTTGTATTAGGTACTGGCTCGGGTTGCAGTAACATGGAAGCGCTGGAGAACTTGGACCTTGGTGGCCAGCTGGAGCTAAGGAAGCTTGAAAATGCGACAGGAGCAGATGCAAAAGCAGCAAAACTTTGGGACAAGAAAAGGCTGGAAGAACTAACATTAAGATGGTCTAACGACAATGAAAAGGAGGCACATAAAAAGGTGCTGGATGGCCTCCGACCTCATGATGGGCTAAAGGCTCTGAGGATGTATTGCTACAGTAGCAGTAGTATTCCAACATGGATGCTTGAGCTGCAAGGCATGGTGGAGCTCGAGTTAGAAGATTGCCAAAATCTCGAGAAGCTTCCTGCACTCTGGCAGTTACCATCCCTCTAG